In the Bacillus sp. Bos-x628 genome, one interval contains:
- a CDS encoding phage holin, with protein MKKILRRLQNKKILMSVLSGILLILVQTGVIGADMSQSWDVTINTALSILVAVGIISDPESHIEK; from the coding sequence ATGAAGAAAATTCTTAGACGACTGCAGAATAAGAAAATTCTAATGTCTGTTCTATCTGGAATCCTATTGATTCTAGTTCAAACAGGTGTTATTGGTGCTGATATGTCTCAATCTTGGGATGTAACAATCAACACAGCACTATCCATCCTTGTAGCTGTAGGTATCATATCTGACCCTGAAAGCCACATTGAAAAGTAA
- a CDS encoding helix-turn-helix domain-containing protein — translation MYVRVYTSMFTSGLVAKMGANRFTTLMALASYMDEKGECYPTQIQLAEAVGVHKNTINKYINELLEFEIDGKPVVTRTKVNRGQGNISSYYKIHPLSQIAKFNGSIEAVNHKNDDEAITNGSDQVVTTECDVIRSTNNNQLNNNTSDLKVTNSNNAIKYFQRVYKEKYGIDYVVSNYGREGKLMKDKLITPYGDMAKEIIDIAIDLYEEMFMNPRYPRPSIAMFSWAANQIVPLVEEDRKAKELFQQAKQAEEEAEEAMLAKLSKLNGGNDDGIN, via the coding sequence GTGTATGTACGTGTCTACACCTCCATGTTTACGTCAGGACTTGTCGCTAAGATGGGTGCTAACAGATTCACAACGCTTATGGCGTTGGCATCTTACATGGACGAAAAAGGAGAATGCTATCCAACGCAAATACAGCTTGCGGAAGCTGTTGGCGTTCATAAAAACACAATCAACAAGTATATCAACGAATTGCTAGAGTTTGAGATTGATGGGAAGCCTGTCGTTACGAGAACGAAAGTCAATCGGGGGCAGGGGAACATTTCATCATATTACAAGATTCATCCACTATCACAAATTGCCAAGTTTAACGGAAGTATTGAGGCGGTTAATCACAAGAATGATGATGAAGCGATCACAAACGGAAGTGATCAGGTGGTCACAACCGAGTGTGACGTAATAAGAAGCACTAATAATAATCAATTAAATAATAATACCAGTGACTTAAAAGTCACCAATTCAAATAACGCCATTAAGTACTTTCAGAGAGTCTATAAAGAAAAGTACGGTATTGACTATGTTGTGTCTAACTATGGTCGTGAAGGAAAGCTAATGAAAGATAAGTTGATCACACCGTATGGAGATATGGCCAAAGAGATTATTGATATAGCGATTGATCTTTATGAGGAAATGTTTATGAATCCACGTTACCCACGACCTTCAATTGCAATGTTTAGTTGGGCGGCAAATCAGATTGTTCCCTTAGTTGAGGAAGATCGAAAAGCTAAGGAACTGTTTCAACAGGCTAAACAAGCTGAGGAAGAAGCAGAAGAAGCAATGCTGGCCAAACTATCAAAATTGAATGGTGGTAATGATGATGGAATTAACTAA
- a CDS encoding DNA replication protein, with protein sequence MMMELTNNTFTQAKAFQKHADKIQGKDLYNLSLSLHGADGNGGLFKSTNVPVKYKNSFMDTLPIQQDNPAPYAFIRAYTDKILDNVSEGIGLFLYSIPNASNRLGTGTGKTTSAITILHEYLVARAIEEMGGGRRITVNPALYYEATKLQSLYNAQFRGTREMQETASYRYYKVKSLMMNAELLVMDDVGIRQSITDSFENDLTEIIDYRATGMITTIYTSNLGIDKVADTLGDRIASRIEGMTESLAFKGEDHRKGGILK encoded by the coding sequence ATGATGATGGAATTAACTAACAACACTTTTACACAGGCAAAGGCCTTTCAGAAACACGCTGATAAGATTCAAGGTAAAGACCTTTACAATCTATCACTATCTCTACATGGTGCTGACGGAAATGGGGGCTTGTTTAAGTCTACTAACGTCCCTGTGAAGTACAAGAATAGCTTTATGGATACTTTACCTATCCAACAGGACAATCCAGCCCCATACGCCTTTATAAGGGCATATACAGACAAAATTTTAGACAATGTATCGGAGGGTATCGGATTATTCCTTTATTCGATTCCAAACGCCAGCAACCGATTGGGAACAGGGACAGGAAAAACAACGTCTGCAATTACTATTCTACATGAGTATTTAGTGGCTAGGGCTATTGAGGAAATGGGCGGTGGCAGACGAATTACTGTTAATCCTGCATTGTATTACGAGGCTACAAAACTGCAGTCCTTGTATAACGCACAATTCAGGGGAACACGTGAAATGCAGGAAACAGCAAGTTACCGATACTACAAGGTTAAGTCCTTAATGATGAATGCAGAATTGTTGGTGATGGATGATGTGGGGATTCGCCAGAGTATAACGGACTCCTTCGAGAATGACCTTACTGAAATCATAGACTACAGGGCAACAGGTATGATTACTACAATTTACACCAGTAATTTAGGGATTGATAAAGTAGCTGACACCCTAGGTGATCGGATAGCTTCCCGAATTGAAGGCATGACCGAAAGTCTAGCATTCAAGGGTGAAGATCATAGAAAGGGCGGAATTTTAAAATGA